In Patulibacter sp. SYSU D01012, a single window of DNA contains:
- the aroA gene encoding 3-phosphoshikimate 1-carboxyvinyltransferase, with product MDVRFEPSGPLAGRLRPPSDKSMSHRAAMVGAMATAPVTVTGYLPAADTLSTLAAMETLGATVRRDGDRVQIAGVGLRGADARGTTIDVGNAGTLMRLLPGWLAGQEGREYRFDGDASIRRRPVDRIAAPLRAMGARIEATDDRLPPFVVRGTRLTGTTYELPVASAQVKSCVLLAGMMADGETTVVEPVASRDHTERMLARLGVPLRREGNAITVSRVDELAVGDLHVPGDLSSAAFPIVAGVLVPGSRVLIEDVSVNWTRAGILDVLDRMGATVVGERETRRDGLVPAGEPVSELEVTHGPLRGTTVEGEEIPLLIDELPLIALLACFAEGETVVRDAEELRHKESDRIATVVEGLRGLGAEIEATPDGFVVQGGTGIRGGTIHAHGDHRLAMLGAVAGLASREGVTVVGMEAAEVSYPGFGEHVAALQRG from the coding sequence GTGGACGTCCGCTTCGAGCCCTCCGGTCCGCTCGCGGGGCGCCTGCGCCCGCCGAGCGACAAGTCGATGAGCCATCGCGCCGCCATGGTCGGCGCGATGGCCACGGCGCCCGTCACCGTCACCGGCTACCTGCCGGCGGCGGACACGCTCTCCACCCTGGCCGCGATGGAGACGCTCGGCGCGACCGTCCGCCGCGACGGCGACCGCGTGCAGATCGCGGGCGTGGGGCTGCGCGGCGCCGACGCGCGGGGCACCACGATCGACGTCGGCAACGCCGGCACCCTGATGCGGCTGCTGCCCGGCTGGCTCGCCGGGCAGGAGGGGCGCGAGTACCGCTTCGACGGCGACGCGTCCATCCGGCGCCGCCCCGTCGACCGCATCGCCGCGCCGCTGCGGGCGATGGGCGCGCGGATCGAGGCCACGGACGACCGGCTGCCGCCGTTCGTCGTGCGCGGCACCCGCCTGACGGGCACGACGTACGAGCTGCCGGTCGCGTCCGCGCAGGTCAAGAGCTGCGTGCTGCTGGCGGGGATGATGGCCGACGGCGAGACGACGGTCGTCGAGCCGGTCGCCAGCCGCGACCACACCGAGCGGATGCTGGCCCGCCTGGGCGTGCCGCTGCGCCGCGAGGGCAACGCGATCACGGTCTCGCGCGTCGACGAGCTCGCGGTGGGCGACCTGCACGTGCCCGGCGACCTGTCGTCGGCGGCGTTCCCGATCGTGGCGGGCGTTCTCGTCCCCGGGTCCCGCGTGCTGATCGAGGACGTCAGCGTCAACTGGACGCGCGCGGGCATCCTCGACGTGCTCGACCGCATGGGCGCGACCGTCGTCGGCGAACGCGAGACGCGCCGCGACGGCCTCGTGCCGGCCGGCGAGCCGGTGTCCGAGCTGGAGGTCACGCACGGCCCGCTGCGCGGCACGACGGTCGAGGGGGAGGAGATCCCGCTGCTGATCGACGAGCTGCCCCTGATCGCGCTGCTCGCGTGCTTCGCCGAGGGCGAGACCGTCGTCCGCGACGCGGAGGAGCTGCGCCACAAGGAGTCCGACCGCATCGCGACCGTCGTCGAGGGTCTGCGCGGCCTGGGCGCCGAGATCGAGGCGACCCCGGACGGGTTCGTCGTGCAGGGCGGCACCGGGATCCGCGGCGGGACGATCCACGCGCACGGCGACCACCGCCTGGCGATGCTCGGCGCCGTCGCGGGGCTGGCGTCGCGCGAGGGCGTCACCGTCGTCGGGATGGAGGCCGCCGAGGTCTCCTACCCCGGCTTCGGCGAGCACGTCGCCGCCCTGCAGCGGGGCTGA
- a CDS encoding DUF6683 family protein translates to MPSRPRRRAAAVVAALLALVLAPAAAAQSDLSYNVPDLTTPSVSSGLLGLNRPPVSSAGSSSGGSAAKRRPPRATAKQLRALRFAPNAARTRAIDAEVTAALKGATPATGHAAIDALMGGGEYRGVLDAVTRRLGGSRRNLGDRVGTALVLAWLAHDHDRKPAADDRLSVRITDAQIRGGRIVLREVRHALARSKAVRRLSDARKQRGSETLGLIVVHVGFMIQALPSVGQAAEAARLQDGLAAQVRRTLGLDLRRLELTRKGFERS, encoded by the coding sequence ATGCCGTCCCGTCCCCGTCGCCGTGCGGCCGCGGTCGTCGCCGCGCTCCTCGCGCTCGTCCTCGCGCCGGCCGCCGCCGCGCAGAGCGACCTGAGCTACAACGTCCCCGACCTGACGACGCCGAGCGTGAGCTCGGGCCTGCTGGGCCTGAACCGCCCGCCGGTGTCGTCCGCGGGATCGTCGTCCGGCGGCTCCGCCGCGAAGCGCCGCCCGCCGCGCGCCACCGCGAAGCAGCTCCGCGCCCTGCGCTTCGCGCCGAACGCGGCCCGGACGCGGGCGATCGACGCCGAGGTGACGGCCGCGCTCAAGGGCGCGACCCCGGCCACCGGGCACGCGGCGATCGACGCCCTGATGGGCGGCGGCGAGTACCGCGGCGTGCTCGACGCCGTCACGCGGCGGCTCGGCGGATCCCGCCGGAACCTCGGCGACCGCGTCGGGACGGCGCTCGTGCTCGCCTGGCTGGCTCACGACCACGACCGCAAGCCGGCCGCGGACGACCGGCTGTCGGTGCGGATCACCGACGCGCAGATCCGCGGCGGACGGATCGTCCTGCGCGAGGTCCGCCACGCGCTGGCCCGCTCGAAGGCGGTCCGGCGGCTGTCCGACGCGCGCAAGCAGCGCGGCTCCGAGACCCTCGGGCTGATCGTGGTGCACGTCGGGTTCATGATCCAGGCCCTGCCGTCCGTCGGTCAGGCGGCGGAGGCGGCGCGCCTGCAGGACGGTCTGGCCGCGCAGGTCCGTCGGACGCTCGGCCTCGACCTGCGACGGCTCGAGCTGACCCGGAAGGGCTTCGAGCGGAGCTGA
- a CDS encoding MFS transporter, with product MRALRPLRDRDFRLLWMGLAVSLVGDGLWLVAIAWQVIELGGGPVQLSLVTTGFSVGLVGCILLAGVVADRVSRRRIMLAADAARAGVTVVLGVLSVTGALELWHLVAGGLVIGAAEAFFVPAFTALVPQLVAQDELLAANGLEGMIRPVAQQAAGPALGGLLVAATAPGPAMLVNAGTYVVSVACLVAMRHVPLPAPADGDAAAAARSVLADLREGAAYVVRERWLWGTLLFALIAVLCIIGPIEVLLPFAVREQAGGGSAEYGLLLAGFGVASALGAALVSSRPLPRRYLTAMLLMWGVGSLPLALMGAMDALWAMLVLVVVVGLVDAGGQVIWGTLLQRRVPPRLQGRVSSLDWFVSLALMPVSMALAGPAGELLGVATVFVLAGVGPALAGIAVLWGLGLRRDEAEHPLDPAPSAS from the coding sequence GTGCGTGCGCTGCGCCCCCTTCGCGACCGGGACTTCCGGCTGCTGTGGATGGGCCTGGCGGTCTCCCTCGTCGGCGACGGGCTGTGGCTCGTCGCGATCGCCTGGCAGGTCATCGAGCTGGGCGGCGGACCGGTCCAGCTCTCCCTCGTCACGACGGGCTTCTCCGTCGGGCTCGTCGGCTGCATCCTGCTCGCGGGCGTCGTCGCCGACCGCGTGTCGCGGCGGCGGATCATGCTCGCCGCGGACGCGGCTCGCGCGGGGGTGACGGTCGTGCTGGGCGTGCTCTCCGTCACGGGCGCCCTCGAGCTGTGGCACCTGGTGGCCGGGGGCCTGGTCATCGGCGCCGCCGAGGCGTTCTTCGTCCCCGCGTTCACCGCGCTCGTGCCGCAGCTCGTGGCGCAGGACGAGCTGCTCGCCGCGAACGGGCTGGAGGGGATGATCCGCCCGGTCGCGCAGCAGGCGGCGGGGCCCGCGCTCGGCGGGCTGCTGGTGGCGGCCACCGCCCCGGGTCCGGCGATGCTCGTCAACGCCGGCACGTACGTCGTGTCGGTCGCGTGCCTGGTGGCGATGCGGCACGTGCCGCTCCCCGCCCCCGCGGACGGGGACGCTGCGGCCGCGGCCCGCTCCGTGCTGGCGGACCTGCGCGAGGGCGCCGCCTACGTCGTGCGCGAGCGCTGGCTGTGGGGCACGCTGCTCTTCGCCCTGATCGCCGTGCTCTGCATCATCGGCCCGATCGAGGTGCTGCTGCCCTTCGCCGTGCGCGAGCAGGCCGGCGGCGGGTCGGCGGAGTACGGCCTGCTGCTCGCGGGCTTCGGCGTCGCGTCCGCGCTGGGCGCCGCGCTCGTCTCGTCCCGACCGCTGCCGCGGCGGTACCTGACGGCCATGCTGCTCATGTGGGGCGTCGGCTCGCTGCCGCTGGCGCTGATGGGCGCGATGGACGCGCTTTGGGCGATGCTGGTGCTCGTCGTCGTCGTCGGCCTCGTGGACGCCGGCGGCCAGGTCATCTGGGGCACGCTGCTCCAGCGCCGCGTGCCGCCGCGGCTGCAGGGCCGCGTGTCCAGCCTGGACTGGTTCGTCTCCCTCGCGCTCATGCCGGTGTCGATGGCCCTCGCCGGGCCGGCCGGCGAGCTGCTCGGCGTCGCGACCGTCTTCGTGCTCGCGGGCGTCGGGCCGGCGCTCGCGGGGATCGCGGTGCTGTGGGGGCTCGGCCTGCGCCGCGACGAGGCCGAGCACCCGCTCGACCCCGCGCCGTCGGCGTCCTGA
- the cmk gene encoding (d)CMP kinase — MLVAIDGPVGAGKSTVARAVAARLGFTYLDTGAMYRCVALAAIQDEAADRKRTLDELRIDFEGDRVLLGSSDSTDAIRTPEVSQRASVVATDPAVREHLVERQRGLTQRGDWVAEGRDIGTVVRPDAELKIYLTASDEERAGRRAAQTGRSVEEELADLRERDERDRTREASPLRRADDAVEVDTTGVPFAEVVERIARLAEETRAKAVDA, encoded by the coding sequence ATGCTCGTCGCGATCGACGGCCCTGTAGGGGCCGGAAAGTCCACCGTGGCGCGCGCCGTCGCCGCCCGCCTCGGCTTCACGTACCTGGACACGGGAGCGATGTACCGCTGCGTCGCGCTCGCGGCGATCCAGGACGAGGCCGCCGACCGCAAGCGCACGCTCGACGAGCTGCGCATCGACTTCGAGGGCGACCGCGTGCTGCTCGGCTCGTCCGACTCCACGGACGCGATCCGCACGCCCGAGGTGTCGCAGCGCGCGTCCGTCGTCGCCACCGACCCGGCGGTCCGCGAGCACCTCGTCGAGCGCCAGCGCGGCCTGACGCAGCGCGGCGACTGGGTCGCCGAGGGCCGCGACATCGGCACCGTCGTCCGCCCCGACGCCGAGCTGAAGATCTACCTGACCGCCAGCGACGAGGAGCGCGCCGGCCGCCGCGCGGCGCAGACCGGCCGCTCGGTCGAGGAGGAGCTGGCCGACCTGCGCGAGCGCGACGAGCGCGACCGCACCCGCGAGGCGTCGCCGCTGCGCCGCGCCGACGACGCGGTCGAGGTCGACACGACCGGCGTGCCCTTCGCCGAGGTGGTCGAGCGCATCGCGCGCCTGGCCGAGGAGACGCGCGCGAAGGCGGTGGACGCATGA
- the der gene encoding ribosome biogenesis GTPase Der codes for MRQVAIVGFPNVGKSSLVNRLTGRREAVVHERAGVTRDRKHLEAEWNGRRFELVDTGGVDALDPDPMASAILDQVRSALETADVAVLVVDAKTGMRPGDAELADILRRWKGPKIVAANKIDVGKNIPDAAEFYALGLGEPLPVSANQGLGTGDLLDRIVEALPEGDDAPDADDRLRLAIIGRPNVGKSTMFNRLVGDERTIVSDVAGTTRDAIDLPIEIDGRRLVIVDTAGMRRQAKVTESVEYYTTLRSQRAVDRADVAIVVCDAADGVTSQDFRVADMAMKANCATLLVLNKWDEHNLSEDDLQHERARVQQKLRLRPRVLTASGLTGRNVHRVIAEAIALGDRRKGRIPTAQLNRFLAEVVEAKQPPAVRGSRLKMLYMAQVGENPPRFAISVNDRARVVRSYAYYVENRLRARFGFDGVPVIIDFNERRARRSEVAMSPAKQRRQIEAELAEDGVVDADEDLPEVPEFEIGPEIDELPWVDTGDDLLDD; via the coding sequence ATGAGGCAGGTCGCGATCGTCGGCTTCCCGAACGTCGGCAAGTCCTCCCTCGTCAACCGCCTGACGGGCCGCCGCGAGGCCGTCGTGCACGAGCGCGCCGGCGTGACGCGCGACCGCAAGCACCTCGAGGCGGAGTGGAACGGGCGCCGGTTCGAGCTCGTGGACACCGGGGGCGTCGACGCCCTCGACCCCGACCCGATGGCGTCCGCGATCCTCGACCAGGTCCGCTCGGCGCTCGAGACGGCCGACGTCGCGGTGCTCGTCGTCGACGCGAAGACCGGCATGCGCCCCGGGGACGCCGAGCTGGCGGACATCCTGCGCCGCTGGAAGGGCCCGAAGATCGTCGCGGCCAACAAGATCGACGTCGGGAAGAACATCCCGGACGCCGCCGAGTTCTACGCGCTCGGCCTGGGCGAGCCGCTGCCGGTCTCCGCCAACCAGGGCCTCGGCACGGGCGACCTGCTCGACCGCATCGTCGAGGCGCTGCCCGAGGGCGACGACGCGCCGGACGCCGACGACCGCCTGCGCCTGGCCATCATCGGCCGGCCGAACGTCGGCAAGTCGACGATGTTCAACCGCCTCGTCGGCGACGAGCGCACGATCGTCTCGGACGTCGCCGGCACGACCCGCGACGCGATCGACCTGCCGATCGAGATCGACGGGCGCCGGCTCGTGATCGTCGACACCGCCGGCATGCGCCGCCAGGCGAAGGTCACGGAGTCCGTCGAGTACTACACGACGCTCCGCTCGCAGCGGGCGGTCGACCGCGCCGACGTCGCGATCGTCGTGTGCGACGCCGCCGACGGCGTGACGAGCCAGGACTTCCGCGTCGCCGACATGGCGATGAAGGCCAACTGCGCCACGCTGCTCGTGCTCAACAAGTGGGACGAGCACAACCTGAGCGAGGACGACCTGCAGCACGAGCGCGCCCGCGTGCAGCAGAAGCTGCGCCTGCGCCCCCGGGTGCTCACGGCGTCGGGCCTGACGGGCCGCAACGTCCACCGCGTGATCGCCGAGGCCATCGCCCTGGGCGACCGTCGAAAGGGCCGCATCCCGACGGCGCAGCTCAACCGCTTCCTCGCCGAGGTCGTCGAGGCGAAGCAGCCGCCGGCGGTCCGCGGGTCGCGCCTGAAGATGCTCTACATGGCGCAGGTGGGGGAGAACCCGCCGCGCTTCGCGATCTCGGTCAACGACCGCGCACGCGTCGTCCGCTCGTACGCCTACTACGTCGAGAACCGCCTGCGCGCGCGCTTCGGCTTCGACGGCGTGCCGGTGATCATCGACTTCAACGAGCGCCGCGCGCGCCGCTCCGAGGTGGCGATGAGCCCGGCGAAGCAGCGCCGGCAGATCGAGGCCGAGCTGGCCGAGGACGGGGTCGTCGACGCCGACGAGGACCTGCCCGAGGTCCCCGAGTTCGAGATCGGCCCCGAGATCGACGAGCTGCCCTGGGTCGACACGGGCGACGACCTGCTCGACGACTGA